From the Xyrauchen texanus isolate HMW12.3.18 chromosome 37, RBS_HiC_50CHRs, whole genome shotgun sequence genome, one window contains:
- the LOC127631161 gene encoding doublesex- and mab-3-related transcription factor A2-like, giving the protein MDLRPEIPSVAQAGSQVHPGATASIPVSMASNLLRGPPLLLRATEKYPRTPKCARCRNHGVVSALKGHKRYCRWKDCMCAKCTLIAERQRVMAAQVALRRQQAQEENEARELQLLYGTAEGLALAAANGIIPPRHNYEVFGQMNNETNSESNIQKFELFPKTHLPGSVTPQQAVGKSVPTDTESVPGISSPDLRHGSGSENGDRESLVSSPITKPLKDGEETPGSISPLGSDSGSDIDKDEQEPSPSSAASRQMNAIDILTRVFPNHKRSVLELVLQGCGKDVVQAIEQILNNSGQAKGPEESWTAERMLQSAQTTISSNPRPMLPGTMTLSNRSAFSPLQPNAPHFSADPSTYSLSTHLGLNPLRLAYSAHSRGLAFMAPYSTAGLMPTLGFRPPMDYAFSDLIRDRTLLHKDQNYSNGLYGPLVNNTPEKQ; this is encoded by the exons ATGGATCTTCGTCCAGAGATCCCGTCCGTCGCCCAAGCAGGGTCGCAGGTTCATCCAGGTGCCACCGCCTCCATACCGGTTTCCATGGCCAGCAACCTCTTAAGGGGCCCACCACTGTTGCTTCGCGCTACGGAGAAGTATCCACGAACGCCCAAGTGCGCTCGGTGCAGGAATCACGGAGTTGTGTCCGCTCTGAAGGGGCATAAGCGCTACTGCAGATGGAAGGACTGCATGTGTGCCAAATGCACTCTGATCGCTGAGAGACAGCGCGTCATGGCAGCTCAGGTTGCGCTCCGCAGGCAACAGGCTCAGGAGGAGAACGAGGCAAGAGAGCTGCAATTGCTCTACGGCACTGCAGAGGGTCTGGCCTTGGCCGCTGCCAACGGCATAATTCCTCCTCGACATAACTATGAGGTCTTTGGCCAAATGAACAACGAAACCAACTCCG AATCAAACATTCAAAAGTTCGAGTTGTTCCCGAAGACACATTTACCAGGATCGGTGACTCCACAGCAGGCGGTGGGAAAGTCCGTACCCACAGACACCGAATCTGTTCCTGGAATTTCATCTCCAGATTTGCGTCACGGCTCCGGCTCGGAAAACGGTGACCGAGAATCCCTCGTGAGTTCCCCGATCACCAAACCTCTGAAAGACGGAGAGGAGACGCCGGGCTCAATCAGTCCACTAGGCTCAGACTCCGGCTCGGATATTGATAAAGACGAGCAGGAGCCCTCGCCCTCCTCTGCAGCATCACGACAGATGAACGCCATCGACATCTTAACGAGGGTCTTCCCCAACCACAAGCGCAGCGTCCTGGAGCTTGTCCTTCAGGGATGCGGGAAAGACGTGGTGCAGGCCATAGAGCAAATACTCAACAACAGCGGCCAAGCCAAGGGCCCAGAGGAGTCCTGGACGGCGGAGAGGATGCTGCAGAGCGCACAGACGACAATATCTTCCAACCCGAGGCCTATGTTACCCGGAACCATGACGCTCAGCAATAGGTCTGCCTTCTCTCCTCTGCAACCCAATGCTCCACACTTTAGTGCCGATCCCAGCACCTATTCTCTCAGTACGCATTTGGGCCTGAACCCACTGCGGCTGGCATACTCGGCTCACAGCAGAGGTCTTGCCTTCATGGCTCCTTACTCCACCGCAGGTCTAATGCCAACATTGGGCTTTAGGCCGCCAATGGACTACGCCTTCAGTGACTTGATTAGAGACAGGACTCTCTTGCATAAAGATCAGAACTACAGTAATGGACTGTATGGTCCCCTGGTCAACAACACTCCAGAGAAACAGTGA